DNA from Rhizobacter sp. J219:
TGCGGCGCAGGCCCCCGAGCACGTTCTGGCCCATCTCGACCCGCGGGCACCACAGCACGAAGCGGCCTTCGGGGGTGCGATGAATCCAGCCGAGGGCGTCGTCGAGCGTCGGGGTGGGGCGCTTGGGGATGGGCGGGATCAGCGAGCAGCCCCCGAGACCGAAGCCGACGGTGATGCCGCCGGCAGCCAGCAGCGCGCGGCGCGTCAGCATGGTGCTCATCGTGCGCCTCCGGTGCGTGCGATCTGTGCTGCGCGGTGGATGGCGGCGCGGACGCGCTCGTAGGTGCCGCAACGGCACAGGTGGCCGGCCATCGCGGCATCGATCTGCTCGTCGCTCGGGTTGGGTGTGCTGGCCAGCAGGGCCGCGGCGCCCATGATCTGGCCGCTCTGGCAGTAGCCGCATTGCGCCACGGCGAGCTCCAGCCACGCCTGCTGCACCGGGTGCAGCACGTTGCCACGCGCCAGGCCTTCGATGGTGGTGAGCTCGCGTTTGTCGGCCGCGCCGCATGGTGTGATGCACGAGCGCACGGCCTGGCCGTCCAGGTGCACAGTGCAGGCGCCACACACGCCCTGGCCGCAGCCGTAGCGGGTACCGGTGAGGCCGCGGTCTTCGCGCAGCCACCATAGGATGGGGGTCTGCGCCTGTTCGTCGCCCAGGGCTAGCGTCTGTCGATTGAGTTTGACTTGCATGGATCAACCTTAAAAGTCGGCCTGGGGGTTTGTCGTTATCCGCGGTTAAGAGCGGGCTGCGCTACCGTGCAGGCATGCACACGCTCGCATCCCAGCCCCTGCTCGAACACCTCGCCGGTGGGCCGCTGCCCGACTGGGCCGCCTTTGCCGACGAAGTGCAGCCCCGCACGCTCGCGGCCGGCGACGCCCTCTTCGAGACCGATGCGCCGTGGCCCTGGCTGTGTGTCGTGCGGCGCGGCCTCTTCAAGCTCGCCTACCTGCGCGAAGACGGCAGCGAGCGCATCAAGTCCTTCATCCCCGAAGGCGGCTTCTTCGCGAGCCTCGCTGCCCTGTTGCCGGGCGGGCGCACGAGCTTCACCGCGGTGGCGCTGGAAACGAGCGTGGTGGAGCCGCTCAGCTACCCGCGCATCCTCGGAATCCGGCGAGCGGCACCTGGCGTGGCAGAAGGCGCTGCGTGCCGGCATCGAGCACTACGGGCGGCGCAAGGAAAAGCGCGAGCGCGAGCTGCTGATGCTGAGCCCCGAGCAGCGCTACCGGCTCTTTCTGCATGAAGAACCTGCCCTCGCGAAACGCATTGCGCAGCAAGACATCGCGCTGTACCTCGGCATCACGCCCGTGGCCTTGTCACGCATCCGCGGCCGCATGCTGCGGGGTGATGCGCGCGCCGAGTGACGGGAAGGCCATCAGCACCAGTGCCACCAGGAAGCACGCCACGGCCACGCCGGTGCGCTGCGCGTTGGCCTCGTTCCACACGTCGCGCTGCTGCGCCCAGTCGGCCGGCGCAGCCGCCGGGTTCCACAGCGCCATCGCCTCGTTGATGGGGATGTTCACGTTGCGGGTGAACCAGAACACACCCGTGAAGTAGGCGATGGCCAGTGCGGCCCAGGCGAAGGCCGCGCGCCACTGCCGGTTGGCCACGGCAAATGCCGCCGGCACCGCGGCAAAAAAGGTCGAGCCGAAGTAGGCAATGCCGAAGGGGATGTTGCGCACCACCTTGTTGATCCACTGCTGGGTGGTGACATAGCCCTGCGCGTCGAGTTGGGCCATCGCGGGCGCCACGTCGACCCAGAAGGCGAAGAAGAAGCCCGCCATCAGGCCCAGCAGCAGGGTGGCCAGCACGGTGCTGAGGCGGTAGGCGGTGGTGGGTTCGGTCATGTTGGCTCCCTGAGTTAAATCCGTACCGTTTGGTACGGTTGCAAAATCGTACCACCAAGTACGGCATGCGACACAATGCCGGCATGCGCCAAACCCCCGAACGCCGCCTGGAAGTGCTGGACACCGCCAACCGCCTCATCGTCGAACGTGGCCTGGCCGGTTTCTCGATGCTGGCCTTGGCCCAGGCCCTGGGCATGTCGAAGGAGACGCTCTATGCCTGGTTCGGCAGCAAGTCGGCGCTGCTGGCCGAGCTGATCCAGGGCAACGCGGGCGACATGGCCCAGGTGTTGCGCGATGGGTTGGCGGGCACGCCCGACGCGGCGTCGCTGCGCAAGACGCTGGAGCGCTTCTGCAAGGCCTTGCTCGAACTTCTGTCGTCTGACAAATCGGTGGCGATCAACCGCGGCGCGGTGCACCTGGCCGAGAAGGGCGAGATGGGCGAGTCGCTGCGCACGAATGGCCGCGACGCGATGGTGGCGTTGCTGGCGCAGTATTTCGCTCATGCACGGTCACACGGCCTGCTCACCGAAGCGGGCAGGAACGAAGCCGACGTGCTGATCGCGCTCACCTTGCGCGACTGGCAGATCGAGCGCCTGCTCGGCCGCATGCCGGCGCCCACGCCGCGCCGGATGCAGGCGCGTGCGGTGGAGGCGGTGGACTTGTTCCTGCGCCTCTACGGCACCTAAACAGGGGCGTAAAGGGCGGCCAGGTCGATGCTGGAGCGTCGGCCGACATCACCAGCATGCGCGGCGAGCCAACGCTCGGCGCGCGCTCGCCCGAGGTCGCGCAGGTTCTCCAGGAAGGGCAGGTGCGCGATCAGCCGCGTTTCGCCGGCCAGTTCGCCCAGCTCTTCGTGGGCGTCGATCAGGTGCAGGTGCAGCCGGCGCAGTCGCCGCTCCAGAGCACCGATGAAGGGCCAGGTGGACTGCCGCGCCTCGGCGCAGGCTTCGGCCAGCGTGCGCGCTTCGCGCAGGAAAGTGGCGTTGAACGCGAACTCGAGCGCACGCGCCTGGATCTCGTCGGCGCTCTTCGGCGTGCGCGGGTAGTGAAACGGGGTGAGCGACACGATCACGAAGCTCGTCGATGCGGCTGCGCACGAGGGGGAAGAGCGCGGGGTTGGCGCTGTAGCCGCCATCCCAGTAGGGCTCGCCGTCGATCACCACCGCGTGGTGAAGCGTGGGCAGGCAGGCCGAGGCGAGCGCGGCGTCCACGCTCAGCTCGCGCTCGTCGAAGAGCCGCAGCCGCCCGGTGTTGGCGTGCGTGGCGGCGATGTGCAGCGCGATCGGGCTGGCCGCACGCAGGCCCTCGAAGTCGATCTGCTCCTGCAGCACCTCGCGCAAGGGGTTGGTGCCCAGCGGATTGAACTGGTAGGGCGAGAGCAGGCGCGTCCAGTGCATCAGCGCGCGGGCGGCGGCGTTCAGGCCGGGCTTGGCGGCGTCGCCTGAGGTCAGCAGGTCGAAGGGCACGCGGGTGCCGATGGCCGTCCAGAAGCGGCCGAGCGCATCGCGCGCGCCATCGGCGCCGCCGCGCCGCCAGCCGTCGGCGAGTGCGATCGCGTTCATCGCACCGGCGCTGGTGCCGCTGATCGCGGTGATGTGGAAGTGCCCGGCTTCGAGCAGGCGGTCGAGTACGCCCCAGGTGAAGGCACCGTGCGCACCGCCGCCTTGCAGGGCGAGGCCGAGGGAGGGTTTCTGGAATCGTGGCATCGAGGGCATCCAAGGGTGATGGCAGGAAGCATGCCGGGGGTGGTTTCCTAGAATGTGTCGATGACCGCCAACCTGCCTCTTTTTTCACCCCACGCCTCGGAAGACGCGCCCACCGGCCACGAACCGCAAGGGCTGCTGCGCGGGCTCAACCCCGAGCAGCTGGCGGCCGTCACGCTGCCGGCGAAGCCGGCGCTCATCCTTGCCGGCGCAGGCTCGGGCAAGACGCGCGTGCTCACCACGCGCATCGCCTGGCTGATCCAGACCGGCCAGCTCACGCCGGGTGGCGTGATGGCGGTGACCTTCACCAACAAGGCGGCCAAGGAGATGCTCACGCGCCTGGCCGCGATGCTCCCGGTGCCGGTGCGCGGCATGTGGGTCGGCACCTTCCACGGGCTTTGCAACCGTTTCCTGCGCGCGCACTGGAAGCTGGCGAACTTGCCGCAAGGCTTCCAGATCCTCGATTCGAGCGACCAGCTCTCG
Protein-coding regions in this window:
- a CDS encoding (2Fe-2S)-binding protein yields the protein MQVKLNRQTLALGDEQAQTPILWWLREDRGLTGTRYGCGQGVCGACTVHLDGQAVRSCITPCGAADKRELTTIEGLARGNVLHPVQQAWLELAVAQCGYCQSGQIMGAAALLASTPNPSDEQIDAAMAGHLCRCGTYERVRAAIHRAAQIARTGGAR
- a CDS encoding Crp/Fnr family transcriptional regulator — encoded protein: MHTLASQPLLEHLAGGPLPDWAAFADEVQPRTLAAGDALFETDAPWPWLCVVRRGLFKLAYLREDGSERIKSFIPEGGFFASLAALLPGGRTSFTAVALETSVVEPLSYPRILGIRRAAPGVAEGAACRHRALRAAQGKARARAADAEPRAALPALSA
- a CDS encoding anthrone oxygenase family protein encodes the protein MTEPTTAYRLSTVLATLLLGLMAGFFFAFWVDVAPAMAQLDAQGYVTTQQWINKVVRNIPFGIAYFGSTFFAAVPAAFAVANRQWRAAFAWAALAIAYFTGVFWFTRNVNIPINEAMALWNPAAAPADWAQQRDVWNEANAQRTGVAVACFLVALVLMAFPSLGARITPQHAAADA
- a CDS encoding TetR/AcrR family transcriptional regulator yields the protein MRQTPERRLEVLDTANRLIVERGLAGFSMLALAQALGMSKETLYAWFGSKSALLAELIQGNAGDMAQVLRDGLAGTPDAASLRKTLERFCKALLELLSSDKSVAINRGAVHLAEKGEMGESLRTNGRDAMVALLAQYFAHARSHGLLTEAGRNEADVLIALTLRDWQIERLLGRMPAPTPRRMQARAVEAVDLFLRLYGT
- a CDS encoding patatin-like phospholipase family protein — its product is MPRFQKPSLGLALQGGGAHGAFTWGVLDRLLEAGHFHITAISGTSAGAMNAIALADGWRRGGADGARDALGRFWTAIGTRVPFDLLTSGDAAKPGLNAAARALMHWTRLLSPYQFNPLGTNPLREVLQEQIDFEGLRAASPIALHIAATHANTGRLRLFDERELSVDAALASACLPTLHHAVVIDGEPYWDGGYSANPALFPLVRSRIDELRDRVAHPVSLPAHAEERRRDPGACARVRVQRHFPARSAHAGRSLRRGAAVHLALHRCSGAATAPAAPAPDRRPRRAGRTGRRNAADRAPALPGEPARPRASARRALARRACW